From the Bacillota bacterium genome, one window contains:
- a CDS encoding purine-binding chemotaxis protein CheW, which yields MEEKETGEIQLVVFRLGAEEYGVPITQVQEINRLTTPTRIPKAPAFVEGVINLRGKVLPVIDLKKRFGLEGAAYTDEARIVVVEIAGHTVGVIVDVVSEVLRLPVTSIEPPPAVIAGITADYLRGVGKLDDRLLILLDLNKILTETEQSQLRETAEALAG from the coding sequence ATGGAAGAGAAAGAAACAGGTGAAATTCAACTGGTTGTTTTTCGTTTGGGAGCCGAGGAATACGGGGTGCCGATTACCCAGGTTCAGGAAATCAACCGTCTTACCACTCCCACCAGGATTCCGAAGGCCCCGGCCTTTGTGGAGGGTGTCATTAATTTGCGCGGCAAGGTGCTTCCGGTAATCGACTTGAAGAAGAGGTTCGGGCTGGAAGGTGCGGCATACACCGATGAGGCCCGGATTGTGGTGGTGGAAATCGCCGGCCACACGGTTGGTGTCATCGTGGATGTGGTCTCCGAGGTGCTCCGGCTTCCCGTGACCAGTATCGAACCGCCGCCGGCGGTCATTGCCGGGATTACGGCAGACTATTTGCGGGGTGTAGGGAAATTAGATGACAGGTTGCTGATCCTGCTCGATCTCAACAAGATCTTGACGGAAACGGAGCAGAGCCAGCTGAGGGAAACGGCGGAAGCCCTTGCGGGCTGA
- a CDS encoding holo-ACP synthase: MVRGIGIDIIEIDRMERALARQPRLRERLFSSREIAYCLQKSRPAASFAARFAAKEAVRKACGAGGGMPWREIEVLLGEGPPRIHLSQNAAQLARRLGVEDFVVSLSHSRACACAVVLALGARRNFFENFAAKGDV, translated from the coding sequence ATGGTTAGAGGGATCGGGATTGATATTATTGAAATTGACCGGATGGAAAGGGCGCTCGCGCGGCAGCCCCGTTTGCGGGAACGCCTCTTCAGTTCGCGGGAAATTGCTTACTGCCTGCAAAAGAGCCGTCCGGCCGCATCATTTGCGGCGCGTTTTGCGGCGAAAGAGGCGGTTCGAAAAGCCTGCGGGGCGGGAGGAGGAATGCCCTGGCGCGAAATTGAGGTCCTCCTCGGGGAAGGTCCCCCCCGGATTCATCTTTCCCAAAATGCGGCCCAACTCGCCCGCCGGCTGGGGGTTGAAGATTTTGTGGTGAGCCTTTCCCACAGCAGAGCCTGCGCCTGCGCCGTTGTCCTGGCCCTGGGGGCCCGCAGGAATTTTTTTGAGAATTTTGCTGCGAAGGGGGATGTTTGA